The Heliangelus exortis chromosome Z, bHelExo1.hap1, whole genome shotgun sequence genomic sequence GAGTAAATACAAGGAAAATCTCCTTGCCCCCCAAGAGAAGCTGTGATGCCAACATATAGGGAGCTCCTAGAGCCAGGAGCTGACCAAGGAGGGCCCAAGACCATCAAGGTGCAGCTGTCCTGTGTGCTGCCTGCCCACCTGTGAGGCCAGCATTCAGGTTGACAATCAGAGGGTTGTTTTTCCAGTCAAAGGTTGCCAGCAGGTCGAGGAAGCGCAGGAAGCCCACCTGGGGAGAGCTGTAGGAAAGACAAAACCATTCAACACTGGCATTTGCTGCCCTGGCAGCTAAGGAGTGACTTAGTAATGCCAGAGTGGATGTCCATGGTGGGACAGGGTAAGTCCAGAACAAATATGAGGCCCTTCTCTGAAACCCTGGGGACTTTCCTCCTTGTTCCTCACTCTCCAAGTAAAAGACATCAtcagaaaagtgaaatattGCTCCCATTCAAcccatctcccaccagcccctccctCCACCTGGATCCTGGGGGTTGGAGCAAGAGGGAAGTGGAGAGGACTGCTTCTATCTCCAGTGCAGCTTCAAACACCAGCCAAGATcccactttttccttttcccctatGACACAAGGCATGTGTAAAGCCAGACAGCTGGGAAAAGGGGGTTCCTGCTAGCAGGGTATTTTAGGAGACAAGAAAACATTCTGGGCATCAGGCTGTTGTTACTCCTGGTACTTTGGGGAAGGAAACCAGACACCAAAAGTTACCAAAGTAACTTTTTTACTCCACATGGTGCAAAAATACTCCCTTTAACTTCATTTCAATCCCCCTGGATTGCATCCTGCCCACCTGCCAGAGGCCAGCAAGCCACTGGCCCCATGGGGTTGTTTACCAGcacactgctcagttctgctttcagcagcagaCCTCTTGCCCTCCCTTCAGGAGTCATCTCCAGGAGGAAGGGAGGCTGAAGCTGCCAACACCTACCTGTGACATCCTACCCAAGGAACTCAGGAGCCCCAGCAAGCTGGTAGTCACCATGCAGCCCTTGCCATTGCTTCTTCCAGCCATGACCACCAGAAGGGGCCCCAGCAGTCCTCAAGAAGGCTCAGGACACCCAAAGGTTTTGCCAACAGTACCCAAAGGCCACAGATATGTTATCTCCCATCTTAACCTGCTTGCCACCTTGCTCTAGAGCACACTagacaaggaaagcagcacTAACCATCTCCATCTTCTGTGGCAAGCAGATGCAAACAGAGCTTAGGACAGCATTTTGGCAGCACAGGGTCCTCATGCTCACTGCTGTCCACCCTTCCCAAGCACCTCCTGATGCAACAGTATCCCATCTCTTCTCTATCCCAGGAAAAAGCACTGAATGCCCACCAGGCTCCTCATCCTCACCTGGGTGGCATGAAGGGGGCTGGGTGGATGAAGAGAAAGGCGACGAGGAGATCCACACACTCCTCAGTGATGCTGTCACTCAGGAGCTGGGCGCTGACCCAGCGCTTGGCCAGCCGGCAAGTGCTGCCAAaggcagggtgctgctgctggagcctgtgaggaggGAGACAAGACACTGCTCAACCCACACTTTCCAGGACCCAAAATGCCCTTTTGGCATTCAGAAGAGGAGAGAGGCAAAAATCTGCCAGGAACTAGTGTGCAGCATCATCAGCGCAAGGCACTGCCTGTAGGTGTTGAAATTTTGAGGGAATGAAGGGGAAATGCTGAACACATGCTCCTCTCTCAGCATGCTGCTCTTTGGTCCTTGTCTCAGTGACCTCAGATGTGACAACATGGCCACCCTCATTCACATTTGTCCCTTCATCCCCCCACAAGGTGGGCTGAAGGGACACTTCCACAGTGAGCTCCTCTCCCCACCACCATCCTCCATCATCCAAGAGCACTCCCACACTGGCTTCCAGCCACATCCCCTGCCTCGCCTACCCATGGAGGGAGCTGGTTAGATAGGGCAGATGCAGTATCTCCATCTCCAGCTGCCGAGACTCTTCTGTATCCTGGTACTTCAGCATCCCTTCTGGGGTGACCACTTCCTTCAAGATCAGGGGCTCTCTGTGGTAGGCCACTTGGAGACGGAAGACGTAACCATCCTGACATGGGAGCAGAAGGTAAAGTCAGGCCCAGTGGTAACATAAGCAGGCTGGTGTGCTACAATGCACCTCAGGGACACAACAGCAGCACCCTGGCATCAGCACAGTCTAACtatgcttccttccttccacccAAATCCTGGTTTTGCCCATTGGAACCACTGTCAAAGCCCCCACCTACTTCCCCAGTACCAAGTCAGGTCTGGAGAAGGTCCCTACCATCCCCTTACTTTGTAGACATCTGTGTGGGTGACTGCAGGTCTGCAAACCAGATGGTGCTGCTGATGGAGGAGCTCAGCCAACTGGAGATGGAAAGCTGCCTTGATGCGCTTGATGGCTTCTTTGTCCTGTGGCCACTGGCCACTGCCTTCCATGTGGCAGATGACTGAGGACATAGGAACAACAGGAGGCTTGTGAGCCCCATGCAGAAATGAGGTGTTGGATGAGGGTGGCTGGGAGTAGACATTACAACAGGAGCAGGAAAGGAGCCAGCACTGCCCCTTGCCTCTGCTCCCCCCACCAAACCACGTTCTGCTTACATCTCTCCCCACTTACTCTTTAAAGGGGTTATGTAGGCTGGGCAGGGCTTCTCCTCTGAGGGAAGCAGCAAGTGCTTGGTCTTGACTCGAGTATGGAAGGAGTAAATTGGCTTCAtgggaatgggagggaaaaCCTGGGAGAGAAAAGCCAGTTGGAAGCCAAGAACAAAAACCCCAGAGCACTGCACACCTCCTCAAGCCaaacctcctgctccagcaaagGCCTTGGCCAACTTCTGCAcagccagccccagggacaggacagcAAAAATAAGGCACTGCATCGTCCTGAGGGTTCTCAGGAGCTACAGAAGCAGAGTGACCCGTTCTCTTTGTCCTCCCTCAGCTCGGGGCCTCCCTCCCAGGTCCTCAGAGACCCCCATGCCTGAGCTGTGCCCAGGGACACTCACATCTGTGTACCGGAGGGCTGGGTGGACACCCTGCACAGCCGTCACCATCAGCGGCAGCTCCTTCAGCTTCCACAGCTTGCGGCTCAGGTCATCGTAGGAGCAGACAACACTGACCATGGCCTCCTCACCTGTCCCTGAAATCTGTGGACAGAACACAGGGAGCCTCTCCATTCACCTCTCATTCTCCTGCAGAGGTACCTGCCTCGCCTCCCTCCTGAGCTGGCATCTCCGCTGAGCTCCAAGAAGCCAGGACTACCACCCCAGGGAGCAGCTTCTAGGAAAAGCACTCAACAAAATGAGGAGGTAAGAGAGAAGAAAGCCAAGGGCAAGACTACCCACAGttccccagcagccacaggcATCCTGGGGGGCTGCATTTCAAGTGGCAAGTGGAATTATTTCCTGTGCAAGACTATAAGGCAGCACCAAAAGCTGTACTACCAGCATTCTCCCTAGGATGGGAGAAGCCATGAATGATCTGGGGCAGAAGAGATCACACAATGTCAAGGTGAGAGCCCTGCCACTGCCTCCCTGCCCATTACCACGATGCCAACAGAGCTGGCAGTTAACAGAAAACTGCTCTAACTTCGGCCTTAACAAGGGCACACTTGTGaagcacagcaaagcaaagaaagtaTCCAGAACATCACAGGAGCCTGGGGGAATGCAGATGAGAAGCACCAGGAGAgttgctgctgccctggctgcttcCACCTCCccaaagcacagcagagaaGCCCGACGGGGTGCTGCTTCTCCTGAAGGAAGAGACATCACTAGCACCAAACCACTCGTCTCGGTCCCAGCTAAGGATCCATTTTCACCAGGACAGGTTGGACTTTCcggcagagcagcagcaccctcTGCGGGGTGCGCCATGAACGACAGCCCCTCGCCTTGCTTGTCTCCAGAGCTGGCTGCACCACTcatcttcccctccttccccatgACACTTCACCACCACAGACCTCCTGGACTGCCTGCAAGCAGCAACAAACCCCCCCTAACCATGCTCCAGCACACGAGAGCAAGTTTCTCCTTCATTTGTCGAGGACTGGCAACAAGCAGACTCCTAAAGCCCCTCTGGCTCCAGGAAACCACAACACCTCTCAGCATGGTGTTTATCCACCCAGCTCACCCCAGGCTGGCTTCCAGGGACACAGTGTCACACAGAGGTTGTTGCCCCACCACACAGCAGGCTGTACAAACTAGGATCTCACTCCTAGCATCTCACTCCAAATCTGAGGTGCAGTTCTACCCAGACCACTACAGGTCCTGGCACACAGAACTCTCAGTCAGACTTGGTGTCCTTTACTCTtcagaaggggaaaggaaacagTTTCCTACTCCATCCAACAACCAGGTAAAAAGCTCTTTTTACTGAAGACCAGCAAAGTGATGCCAAAGTGCTCATAGCTCAGCTTCAAGCTTTAATTTCACAACATGgacaacagaaataaagaggGTGACATTTCCCAGCCTCCAAGatgcatctttttctttgctccagATGCACATTCAGATACAACACTGGGGAGGGCTCACTGTGCACAATCTAGCACTTTGCAGTACCACAGGAAAAGATCCTTCTTAAGAGGATGAAGGCACAGGAGTGTCTAGTCCATGTCCTGAAGGACAGAGGACCTGAAAGGTACAGCCAGAGGAGCAGAGTGGAACAGTGATACAGCCTTAGACCATGTGAACATAGCAGACACAGGCAGAAAGAGGTCAGTGAAATGCTtgcaggagaaaatgaaggGTGGGGGCTACCAGAGCAAGAGGACTTCAAGAGCAATGCTTTGGTTGGCATGAAATGCTCAGTAAATCAAAGCAGAACACCAAGCTGCCCATCCAAGCACCCACAAGTAGACAATTCCTTAGCCTCACTTGCTTCTCTTTGAAACCACTTAGCTGCCTCAGGGTCACAAAGCTAAAATGACCTCCTTAGCCCCACCCATAGCTCCCTTCTTTGAGAAACCCACAGTCCCACTGGGAGAACAACTGTACCTCTTGCCCAGTCCTGATCACAGTCTCCAGCAGGGCTCCAGTGTAGCAGATGGAAGATTCAGGAATGTCCATGTGGCTACGTGGGAGAAGACAACAAAGCATCAGATCCATGACAGATCAACCCATCCATCTAATGCTGCATGCTGTACCCACAGGCAACAGTCAGCCCAAGACCAAGGACACCCTCCATGTACAAAGGTTACAGCGAGGACACCAATCTCTGTGTTTCTGCCATGCCTAAGTTATCCACCCAAAATGGCACAATTTGTTCAGTTTCACAGGACTCAAAGACAAAGCTGCCAACGAGCAGTATCTCCTCATAAAACCCCTCAAGGCTGGATAAAGAGGCCCAGGCAACTTCTTTGACCTGTGCAAGAGGGCCTGTTCTGGCAGATGATCCAAACTCCTGGAGGGAAGTTTTTCAATGCTACAGGGAGACCTAACCTTGTGAACCACCAGAGGGACTCAGAGAATTCACAAAACATCTGCAAGGTCCAGATGGCTTCTTTTCCAGCTCTACTAACCACGAGTGTCCCAATAACTCACCCATGTGTAAGAGCATGCTGCCTCCTTACCCTTAGCATTGCCATTAGCAGAAGCTACAGCACCATGTGCTTTCCCTCCTCACCTTCTGGCAGTATCAGGACCACAACTGAAATGACCTCCAGATTCCACAAAGCCAAAACAACCCACAGCATCCCTCAAAGTGTAGGAGCTGAGGTTACCACAAACATGGCACaaggcaggagagcaggagtGACCCCACACAGAGGCTGCTTGGTGCAACTTACAGCTTCAGCAGGTGTTTGACAATCTGCTCAGGAATCAGGCGTTTCTGGCTGACAGTGTCAGCCTCCCACACCACAGCTTCACAGATGCTGCCATCCTGGAACCGCCGCAGCTCTGATTTCTCTCCCCAGAAGGTCCTGAAGTCCAGGGCCTGCATGGTGACATTGGCCAAGTCAGGTCAGGGACACAAGTCACCACTGGGGCCAGCCAAACCATTCCCACGACTACCACGCACCCCCCAACCCTCCTAACATCAgaccaccagctctgctccaccCCCTACTCAGCACAAGCAGGGCTCTCCCTCACCTCCTGGTGATCAGCCTGAGGTCCCTTCTCCAGCACACTGGCAGCAAACTCAGGAACAAAGAGAAGCCCAAATGTCAGGGGACCAACATCCTTGTGTTTTGGGGGCTCAGCATCAATCGGCCACTGCGGGAAAATTTGGAAGATGAAGGACAAGAAAGGAGGTTGCTGgagcagcaggtgccaggatATCAGACTGCTAGAATGAACCTCCTGCTACATGCAGCATAGCCAGGGAAAGCCCCACTTAACAGCCCACCCCAGGGAGGAAACCAGTTTTCTTCCCTCTGTCCCATCACTGGGCCAGGAATCTGCCAGACCAAGAATCCCAGCTGAATCCCACCCCCCAGCATGGGACCTCAGGTCCTGTATTGCCCTAAGCAAAGATTCCACCCCTGTGCCCTGCACTCCCACAAAGAACAGACAATTCCCAACGTGCTACAAAGGACACAGTGTCACTGCCAAGCTGCATTACCTCGGGGATCTGAGGCAAGGAGTGAGCCACAAGCAGTGCTCTCGCAGCCAGCCCACGGGCCAGCAGTGAGATAACAAAGGGAAGGGCTGCAGCCACATAGTTCCCACCCCAATCCATCAGCTCGTTCAGCAGCTGCATCTTCTTGCAGGCACCTTGAAGCTTGGAGACATGCTTTAGGCTacaagagaaggagagaggctGGTGACCCACTTCTGCCACCAAATCCTTCCTGAAAGAGATATGCTAGAGGAAAGATAGTCAGGAGCCAAGGGTCCTGGCCCAGGATGGGGGCAACAAAAATCATCATCATTTATCAGAAGAAACATTGCACTCTGGCACCTAAAGATGCACCAAAGGAGATGCTGGTACTTGCTACACTCTGGCAGCTAAAGATGCAACAGAGGAGATGCTGGTACTTGGGATGGTCATCATTCCCAAAGGCCAAAGCACtgctctccttctcctcctggaaGGCTATCCAGACAGTAAAAGGAGAACAGCTAAATGCAAGAAGAACCAGTGTCTATCTCAGATCtagcagggtcacctcccaccAGTAATGTCCAAATCCACCCCAGCCCAAAGCCAGAAGCAGCCCACATCTCTCTGAACAGGCTTCTCAGCATCACcccaccagcacagcaagaCTCACTGGAAGATGTGGTCAAATGCTCGGAGCATGGGCTTTGCAGTCATGAGCAGCACCTGGAAGCCATCCACCGTCCGGTCATCCAAAACTTCCATGGAGCACTTGGCTTCAAACTGGACCTGAATGAGGAGGTAAGACAGAGCAAGAGCAtgaaagggaggggagaagatCTCACCAGTGGTCACCAGTGATCCCACACTAACCATGGCCACCCCAGCTCTAAAGTCACCAGCAGACTCTGAGCGCTTAAGAGTAAAGCAAAGtcatcagcagctgctgctgctggacagACAGCCCCTCCTTGATATCCCTGCCATCAAAGTCAGGGGTTTTTCTGCTCCATACAGCTATTTCTGCTAAACAGCTGCTTTGCTTCACCCAAATCTGTCCACAAAGAGGAAAACTACTTTTCTCCCTCATTCAAGCAAGACAGGTGAGGCAGCACTATATCCAAGTGCTTGAATTCACTTCTAAGCCTCAGAGCTGGAGATGGATGttaaaagcttaaaaagcaacactgaatcttctccctcccaccccagcatcCAACACCTGCAAAAACATCTCAACACCCTCTGTCTGTCTCAGCTCATTCTTAAGACAGAATCTCCAGATGCCATCACAACCTGCTCAGTACCTGGTGATATTTGCTAGCAGTCATATCAGCACAAAGGTTCACCAGCCCAGAGGGATCCACAAACACCACTTCAAATGCCTGGTGAAAGTCATCCAGGACAGGCTGGAAGAGCAAACACAGTCCTTAGTGCCACAGCACAGACACCTGAGCATCACCACATCTTTGCTGTCTGACACCACTGTGACAGCCCAGACAGCACTGGCCACACACAGGCACAAACCCCTCTGGAGGGTCACTTACCAGGGAGGGATCCACATCCTGTGCTAGGCTTATCCCTGACACACTCAGGTCAGTGGTGGCTGTGGGGAGACAGAAAGGAACAAGTCATGCTGCCTTCCACATCTCCCCCACCAGTGAGGGTGATACAGCTACATGCTCCATGTACAGCTACAGACACACAGTGCTGGcctccaccaccacccaccCTGCTGCAAGATGCTCCatccagccctggctctgctgcctcatCTCCATCTGTCCCTTCCACCCACAGGGTCTCAGCATCAGAGGGGGAAAAGCCACAATCCACCCACCCCCATCTCACCATCATGTTGAGGCTTCCTACAGAGACCCTACTGACATCAACCTTTCCCTGGAAACTCACCCAGGAACTGTAGGGTACTTCTGAGCACCTGGTACCCACTCATCATCTTGACAATCTTGCGTTTCATGAGCAGGTAGGCAACCAGCATGGAGACCAAGAAGCCACTGAAGCACCCCAAGCCCTGTGCAACAAGAGGAACGAGTCAACAAAAGCTCAGTGAGACACCACAAGCCCTACAGCCCACCCCACATGTCTGCTTCTGGCCTCTCGTCACCTGCAGGGCAGCCCCCAAGCCCTGACACCTCCTGGAAGACACCAAGGCCTTGTACAGTGCAGGGATAATGCATCCCTCTGCAGGAAGGCAATAGCCTAAAGTTCTTCAAGAAATGGGatgaactcaaaaaaaaaaaaatcaaaaaaaaacccaaaaaagaaccaaaccccaaacaaaaaaaaccccacaaaaaccaaaacaaaacaggcacaaaacacaacacaaaacacaacacaaaacacaacacaaaacacaacacaaaacacaacacaaaacacaacacaaaacacaacacaaaacacaacacaaaacacaacacaaaacacaacacaaaacaaaacacaaaacaaaacacaaaacaaaacacaaaacaaaacacaaaacaaaacacaaaacaaaacacaaaacaaaacacaaaacaaaacacaaaacaaaaaaaccaccaaatacaaaaagcaaaccaacaaaacaacccaaaaccacacGGCATCATTCCAGGGAACCACAACCCACAGGGTGGGATGAAGCTTCTTGAAAACTAACATGGCTCAAATCAGAGCCACAAGCCCACCAAACCACCCACTGGCACCAAAGCAGCACCTTTCCAACCCTAggaaaggagagcaggccaaaGGCAGTTTATCCAGGTGAGCTGAGCCCGTCCTGCCCCCTAGCACAGGACCCACCTTGCTGAGCTGCCGCTGGTTCAGCCAGACTTTGAGAAGGGCCAGGCCATCCTTCATGCCTGGGAAGTCAGTGGCTGCACCAGACAAGAAGTGCAGGTGGGACAGCATCACAGTGTCACAGAGGATGGAGTTGTTGTAGTGTGGGGTCGGGGGCTCAGTGGCTCCTGTGTGGGGAGATGAGAAACACACTGGACACAACCACAAACCTCTTGGTTCACAGGAATGGGCTGCAGGAAACTCGCTTCCTGGGGATGGGTGCAGTTGAACCAGTTGGTTCTAGTTGAACAGAGCAGCCTCGTGTTCCCCCAGCCTCTGGGGGAACCCCCTACCTTCTTTATGGGTGCTCTGCTCCATGAACCAGGCTGTCCGGACGTTGTTTTTGCTGGGATAGAAGCGGCTGGGTTTGAAGAGCCCCGGAGCAGGACAAGCATGGAGTCTGACAGTGACCATCTTCTCATCCTTGCCTGTAAGGACCAGATGTGCAGGAAGAAGAGATGTCAAGAGATCCAGAGGCTAACTTGAGAAAACAGAGGCATCCCCAGCTCGGGGAAAGGGAAAAGTTCCTTCCCagcaaagctcagcagcagcagacatcAAACCTGAGCACGGAGTCACCACAGCCCTGCAGTCACACTGTTTATGACCATCTACCTCCATCCCACTGGCCACTCTGCTTTACCTATTTGCTTcaccagcaccctcctgcctgccctgacCTTGCCACCCTACTGCCTGTCCAAGATCCAAACTTGCCATCCCCTCAGGTCTGTGGAAACAAGGAGCACCCAGCAACCTGTGCATCCCAtgttatttcagagaaaaacaaagctgccCTGCTcttgggaagggaagagagtagtgaggagaaggagctgggagagcagaaaggaaggaCAGTGCTAGGCACAGACATTATTTTTGCAGGGTCTGCTTTAATCCCTGAAGTACCCACAGTGTGGGCCAGCCATCAAGGCCAAAGCTGGGGACCCCAGTCAAGCTGCAGATGCAGATCAGGAACCACGGTAGAAGCAAAGACCTTAAGGACTAAGATGTGTGAAGGAAGAAGAGAACTGGGAACACCAAGCCTCCCAAACACTTATCAACAGTCAAAACAACAGTCCCTCTCCTCCAAAGGGTCTGTGGGTGAGACCACCACCAACTTCCAGCTAATGCTAGCACCCACAGACATCCCCACCAGAGAAAGGCTTGAGTGCTACCTTGTGGCCTCAGGAGCAGGATGGGCTTGAGGTGGTTGCTGTTCATGTAGGCAAACTTCACACTGCCAAAGAGCTTCTCCTTGGAGAGGTGCTGGGCAATGTGGGCCAGGTACAGAGCTCTCTTCCGGTGGTAGCGCTGGTTCAGGTTG encodes the following:
- the NOL6 gene encoding nucleolar protein 6, giving the protein MAGSAEAAQEREPPGGGARRSGKRAAPEGDGGGGVEPVKLSRAELYKPPTSEELSRLKETEDLFHSSLLRLQIEELLKEVTLKETKKKKIDAFLHEINSLLSAIPETPEAELTDQAWLPSDVRIPILQVPFNVKGRFHFVPPEQLQVVGSYLLGTCIKPEINVDVAVTMPREIFQDKDNLNQRYHRKRALYLAHIAQHLSKEKLFGSVKFAYMNSNHLKPILLLRPQGKDEKMVTVRLHACPAPGLFKPSRFYPSKNNVRTAWFMEQSTHKEGATEPPTPHYNNSILCDTVMLSHLHFLSGAATDFPGMKDGLALLKVWLNQRQLSKGLGCFSGFLVSMLVAYLLMKRKIVKMMSGYQVLRSTLQFLATTDLSVSGISLAQDVDPSLPVLDDFHQAFEVVFVDPSGLVNLCADMTASKYHQVQFEAKCSMEVLDDRTVDGFQVLLMTAKPMLRAFDHIFHLKHVSKLQGACKKMQLLNELMDWGGNYVAAALPFVISLLARGLAARALLVAHSLPQIPEWPIDAEPPKHKDVGPLTFGLLFVPEFAASVLEKGPQADHQEALDFRTFWGEKSELRRFQDGSICEAVVWEADTVSQKRLIPEQIVKHLLKLHMDIPESSICYTGALLETVIRTGQEISGTGEEAMVSVVCSYDDLSRKLWKLKELPLMVTAVQGVHPALRYTDVFPPIPMKPIYSFHTRVKTKHLLLPSEEKPCPAYITPLKIICHMEGSGQWPQDKEAIKRIKAAFHLQLAELLHQQHHLVCRPAVTHTDVYKDGYVFRLQVAYHREPLILKEVVTPEGMLKYQDTEESRQLEMEILHLPYLTSSLHGLQQQHPAFGSTCRLAKRWVSAQLLSDSITEECVDLLVAFLFIHPAPFMPPSSPQVGFLRFLDLLATFDWKNNPLIVNLNAGLTDADCTEIKNKFMAARSRLPVMFIATPKDQWSSMWTQGRPSAQILQRLLVLASESLRALEEQLMDPLNSQDVKMVFRPPLDFYDVLIHLNPNQIPRHLESVDRPLKSFSRGVVKNSTAEKILFPVVDYDPVQCYLQELRDAFSDLALFFYDKHGGKVIAVLWKPLSFQPQPFKVSSMKGRMVTTLNNELVCIPNVEAILEDFEILGEGLVKSVEARTEKWTI